The Achromobacter deleyi genome has a window encoding:
- a CDS encoding glutamine synthetase family protein yields MHALGVATVEDAERLVQASPLSHIKVGLSDVDGVMLGKYLRRDKFLGALRSGLAFCDVVLGWDLDDQLYDNTKYTGWHTAYPDAKLRIVPQSGRRLPLEQGPGGEDMLLFLAEFEGDAGAICPRRLLHRTIERAAGMGFDVYAALEYEFFMFRETPHSVRAKNYRNMENWTPGNFGYSVLRSTVEGDFYRKLLDMCERMDMPIEGLHTETGPGVLEAAIAVDLAAAAGDKAFLFKTFAKALAQQNGLMATFMAKWSHDHPGQSGHIHLSLRDRKTGRSAFFDESQPHGMSAVQASFMAGVQHYLPEFMALYAQTINSYSRLVPGYWAPLDATWGMENRTTALRLIPGSDKSQRVEVRIGSADANPYIALSAALASGLHGIEQGLKPEPMVQGNAYTQQFPGHLRLPTTLWEAAQRLRESEAARHLFGDAFVEHYVATREWEERQFRRHVTDWELARYFEII; encoded by the coding sequence ATGCATGCACTAGGGGTAGCAACGGTGGAAGACGCGGAGCGTCTGGTGCAAGCCAGTCCGCTCTCGCATATCAAGGTGGGCTTGTCCGACGTGGACGGCGTCATGCTGGGCAAGTATCTGCGGCGCGACAAGTTTCTCGGCGCGCTGCGCTCGGGGCTGGCATTTTGCGACGTCGTCTTGGGCTGGGACCTCGACGACCAGCTCTACGACAACACCAAGTACACCGGCTGGCACACCGCCTACCCCGACGCCAAGCTCAGGATCGTGCCGCAGAGCGGCCGCCGGCTGCCGCTCGAACAAGGTCCTGGCGGTGAAGACATGCTGCTGTTCCTGGCGGAATTCGAAGGCGATGCGGGCGCCATCTGTCCGCGCCGCCTGCTGCACCGGACGATAGAGCGCGCCGCCGGCATGGGCTTTGACGTATACGCGGCGCTGGAATACGAGTTCTTCATGTTTCGCGAGACGCCGCACTCCGTGCGCGCGAAGAACTACCGCAACATGGAGAACTGGACACCGGGAAATTTCGGATACTCCGTGCTGCGCAGCACGGTCGAAGGCGACTTCTACCGCAAGCTCCTGGACATGTGCGAACGCATGGACATGCCCATCGAAGGCCTGCATACCGAGACCGGTCCAGGCGTCCTGGAAGCGGCGATCGCCGTTGACCTGGCTGCCGCCGCGGGCGACAAGGCGTTCCTCTTCAAAACCTTCGCCAAGGCGCTCGCGCAACAAAATGGCCTGATGGCGACATTCATGGCGAAATGGTCGCACGACCATCCGGGGCAGAGCGGCCACATCCATCTGTCGCTGCGGGACCGGAAGACGGGGCGCTCGGCTTTTTTCGACGAATCGCAGCCCCACGGGATGAGCGCCGTGCAGGCGTCCTTCATGGCTGGCGTGCAGCACTACCTGCCCGAATTCATGGCGCTGTACGCGCAGACCATCAACAGCTATTCGCGCCTGGTGCCGGGGTACTGGGCGCCGCTGGACGCCACTTGGGGCATGGAGAACCGCACCACGGCGCTGCGCCTCATTCCGGGCAGCGACAAGTCGCAACGCGTCGAAGTGCGCATCGGCTCGGCCGACGCCAATCCCTACATTGCGCTGTCCGCCGCGCTGGCCTCCGGCCTGCATGGAATCGAGCAAGGCCTCAAGCCCGAGCCGATGGTGCAGGGCAACGCCTATACCCAGCAGTTTCCCGGGCATTTGCGCCTGCCCACGACCCTGTGGGAGGCCGCGCAGCGGCTGCGCGAATCCGAGGCTGCCCGTCACTTGTTCGGGGATGCCTTCGTGGAGCATTACGTGGCCACGCGCGAATGGGAAGAAAGGCAGTTCCGCCGCCACGTGACCGACTGGGAGCTGGCGCGCTACTTCGAGATCATCTGA
- a CDS encoding aldehyde dehydrogenase family protein has protein sequence MTQELITISPIDGREVVRRAYASEAQIAQALANAQGAQAAWHALGVAERGRIVSEAVDRFVAAKDEIARAITIQMGRPLRYTPGEVAGFEARARHMIAIAGEALAPIPATAQAGFTRFISREPIGVALTIAPWNYPLLTAVNSIVPALMAGNTVILKHSDQTPLCAELMDRAFRDAGAPKGVFQYLHASHDIVQRLIRAPEIGYVSFTGSVRGGRNVEESAAGRFIGVGLELGGNDPAYVRADAKIDHAVETLVDGAFFNSGQSCCGIQRIYVARALYDDFIERAVALTSGYVLGNPLHADTTLGPVVRAHAAAEIREVIAQAVSSGARNMIDPSHFTEASESSPYVAPALLTQVDHRMRIMNDECFGPVVGIMPVDSDEEAITLMNDSPYGLTAAAFTQDEEAALHIGRQVRTGTFFMNRCDYLDPALAWTGVKNTGRGVSLSAVGYEQLTQAKSFHLRSV, from the coding sequence ATGACCCAGGAACTCATCACCATCAGTCCCATCGACGGGCGCGAGGTCGTGCGCCGCGCTTATGCCAGCGAAGCGCAAATTGCGCAGGCGCTGGCCAACGCCCAGGGCGCTCAAGCGGCCTGGCATGCCTTGGGCGTGGCCGAGCGGGGGCGCATCGTATCGGAAGCCGTCGACCGCTTCGTGGCGGCCAAGGACGAGATCGCGCGCGCCATCACGATCCAGATGGGCCGGCCCTTGCGGTACACGCCGGGAGAGGTGGCGGGATTCGAGGCCCGCGCGCGCCATATGATCGCGATCGCGGGCGAGGCCCTGGCGCCCATCCCCGCGACCGCGCAGGCGGGCTTCACGCGCTTCATCAGCCGCGAGCCGATCGGCGTCGCCCTGACCATCGCGCCATGGAACTACCCCTTGCTGACCGCGGTGAACAGCATCGTGCCCGCTTTGATGGCGGGCAATACCGTCATCCTCAAGCACTCGGACCAGACGCCCTTGTGCGCGGAGCTGATGGACCGCGCGTTTCGCGATGCCGGCGCGCCGAAAGGCGTGTTCCAGTATCTGCACGCCAGCCATGACATCGTGCAGCGACTGATCCGCGCGCCCGAGATCGGCTACGTGTCGTTTACCGGTTCCGTGCGCGGTGGCCGCAACGTCGAGGAAAGCGCGGCAGGGCGCTTCATCGGCGTTGGCCTGGAACTGGGCGGAAACGATCCGGCCTATGTGCGTGCCGATGCCAAGATAGATCATGCGGTGGAGACGCTGGTCGATGGCGCGTTCTTCAATTCGGGGCAGTCTTGCTGTGGCATCCAGCGCATCTACGTGGCGCGGGCTCTGTACGACGACTTCATCGAACGCGCGGTCGCCTTGACCAGCGGCTACGTGTTGGGAAATCCGCTGCATGCGGACACGACGCTGGGTCCGGTCGTGCGTGCGCACGCCGCCGCCGAGATCCGTGAAGTCATTGCCCAAGCGGTATCCTCCGGCGCCAGAAATATGATTGATCCATCACATTTCACAGAAGCGAGCGAAAGCTCGCCTTACGTGGCGCCGGCCTTGCTGACGCAGGTTGACCACCGCATGCGCATCATGAACGATGAGTGCTTCGGGCCGGTCGTCGGCATCATGCCCGTCGATAGCGACGAGGAAGCCATCACGCTGATGAACGACAGCCCCTATGGCCTTACGGCCGCGGCGTTCACGCAGGACGAGGAGGCCGCGCTGCATATCGGCAGGCAGGTCCGAACCGGCACGTTCTTCATGAATCGTTGCGACTATCTGGACCCCGCGCTTGCCTGGACCGGCGTGAAGAACACCGGCAGGGGTGTATCGCTGTCGGCCGTCGGATACGAGCAGCTTACGCAAGCCAAGTCCTTTCATCTGCGCAGCGTCTGA
- a CDS encoding iron-containing alcohol dehydrogenase translates to MTVPSVNWNYPTAIKVGPGRVSELPDWCRELGMARPLLVTDPGLATLSMIGDALLACRTAGLDCGTFHEIKGNPTGRNVDDGVAAYRQGRHDGVIAFGGGSALDAAKAIALMAGQTRPLWDFEDIGDNHLRVNVAGMAPVVAVPTTAGTGSEVGRASVITDESAQVKRIIFHARMLPSIVILDPELTVGLPPRITAATGMDALSHNLEAYCSPFFHPMAAGIAVEGMRLVKEYLPQAVAEGSDVQARQQMLVASCMGATAFQRGLGAMHALAHPLGALYDAHHGMLNAILMPYVLKANQQAVAPRLETLARYLGLPQAGSGAVLDWVLALREAVGIPHTLAEIGIDEAQAERVGRMACEDPSAGTNPVNYTADEYSSLFRAAIRGNL, encoded by the coding sequence ATGACCGTGCCCTCCGTCAACTGGAACTACCCCACTGCCATCAAGGTCGGCCCCGGCCGCGTCAGTGAGCTGCCCGACTGGTGCCGCGAACTCGGCATGGCGCGCCCCTTGCTGGTCACCGATCCCGGCCTGGCTACCTTGTCGATGATCGGCGATGCGCTGCTTGCCTGCCGCACGGCCGGCCTGGACTGCGGCACGTTCCATGAAATCAAGGGAAATCCAACCGGCCGCAATGTCGATGACGGGGTTGCGGCGTACCGGCAGGGCCGCCACGATGGCGTGATCGCATTCGGCGGCGGTTCCGCGCTGGACGCCGCAAAGGCCATCGCCTTGATGGCGGGCCAGACGCGGCCCCTGTGGGACTTCGAAGACATCGGCGACAACCATCTGCGCGTGAATGTCGCCGGCATGGCGCCCGTGGTGGCGGTGCCCACAACCGCGGGCACGGGCTCCGAAGTCGGGCGGGCATCGGTCATCACCGACGAGTCTGCCCAGGTGAAGCGGATCATTTTCCACGCGCGCATGCTGCCATCCATCGTGATCCTGGATCCGGAGCTGACAGTCGGCCTGCCGCCGAGGATCACGGCAGCCACCGGCATGGATGCGCTGTCGCACAACCTGGAGGCCTACTGTTCGCCGTTCTTTCACCCGATGGCGGCGGGCATTGCGGTCGAGGGCATGCGCCTCGTCAAGGAGTACTTGCCGCAAGCGGTGGCCGAGGGCAGCGATGTGCAGGCGCGCCAGCAGATGCTGGTGGCCTCCTGCATGGGCGCCACCGCGTTCCAGCGTGGCCTGGGTGCCATGCATGCGCTGGCGCATCCGCTGGGCGCGCTTTACGACGCCCATCACGGCATGCTCAACGCCATCCTCATGCCTTATGTGCTGAAGGCGAATCAGCAGGCGGTGGCGCCGCGGCTGGAAACGCTTGCCCGCTACCTGGGTTTGCCGCAAGCCGGGTCGGGCGCGGTGCTGGATTGGGTGCTGGCCCTGCGCGAGGCGGTGGGCATCCCGCATACGCTGGCCGAAATCGGCATCGACGAGGCCCAGGCCGAGCGGGTGGGGCGCATGGCTTGCGAGGATCCCTCGGCCGGAACCAACCCGGTCAACTACACGGCCGACGAATATTCTTCACTTTTTCGTGCAGCAATTCGCGGAAACCTGTAA
- the tuf gene encoding elongation factor Tu, whose protein sequence is MAKGKFERTKPHVNVGTIGHVDHGKTTLTAAITTVLSNKFGGEAKGYDQIDATPEEKARGITINTAHVEYETEARHYAHVDCPGHADYVKNMITGAAQMDGAILVVSAADGPMPQTREHILLSRQVGVPYIIVFLNKADMVDDAELLELVEMEVRELLSKYDFPGDDTPIVKGSAKLALEGDKGELGEQAIMNLAAALDSYIPTPERAVDGAFLMPVEDVFSISGRGTVVTGRIERGIVKVGEEIEIVGLVPTVKTTCTGVEMFRKLLDQGQAGDNVGILLRGTKREDVQRGQVLAKPGSITPHTDFTSEVYILSKEEGGRHTPFFQGYRPQFYFRTTDVTGTIELPADKEMVLPGDNVAMTVKLLAPIAMEEGLRFAIREGGRTVGAGVVAKILK, encoded by the coding sequence ATGGCAAAAGGCAAGTTTGAACGTACCAAGCCGCACGTGAACGTGGGTACGATTGGTCACGTTGACCACGGCAAAACGACGTTGACGGCGGCGATCACGACCGTTCTGTCGAACAAGTTTGGCGGCGAAGCCAAGGGCTACGACCAGATCGATGCGACTCCTGAAGAAAAGGCTCGCGGCATCACGATCAACACGGCTCACGTCGAGTACGAAACGGAAGCGCGTCACTACGCGCACGTTGACTGCCCGGGCCACGCTGACTATGTGAAGAACATGATCACGGGCGCCGCGCAAATGGACGGCGCGATCCTGGTTGTGTCGGCCGCTGACGGCCCGATGCCGCAAACGCGTGAACACATCCTGCTGAGCCGCCAGGTTGGCGTGCCGTACATCATCGTCTTCCTGAACAAGGCTGACATGGTTGACGACGCCGAGCTGCTCGAGCTGGTGGAAATGGAAGTTCGCGAACTTCTGTCGAAGTACGACTTCCCGGGCGATGACACCCCGATCGTCAAGGGTTCGGCCAAGCTGGCGCTGGAAGGCGACAAGGGCGAACTGGGCGAACAGGCCATCATGAACCTGGCTGCCGCTCTGGACTCGTACATCCCGACGCCTGAGCGTGCCGTTGACGGCGCGTTCCTGATGCCGGTTGAAGACGTGTTCTCGATCTCGGGTCGCGGCACGGTGGTTACCGGCCGTATCGAGCGCGGCATCGTCAAGGTCGGCGAAGAAATCGAAATCGTCGGTCTGGTTCCGACGGTCAAGACGACTTGCACGGGCGTGGAAATGTTCCGCAAGCTGCTCGACCAAGGTCAAGCCGGCGACAACGTGGGTATCCTGCTGCGCGGCACCAAGCGTGAAGACGTTCAGCGCGGTCAAGTTCTGGCCAAGCCGGGCTCGATCACCCCGCACACGGACTTCACGTCCGAGGTGTACATCCTGTCCAAGGAAGAAGGCGGCCGTCACACTCCGTTCTTCCAAGGCTATCGTCCCCAGTTCTACTTCCGCACGACGGACGTGACGGGCACGATCGAGCTGCCGGCCGACAAGGAAATGGTTCTGCCGGGCGACAACGTGGCCATGACGGTCAAGCTGTTGGCTCCCATCGCCATGGAAGAAGGCCTGCGTTTCGCCATCCGTGAAGGCGGTCGTACCGTCGGCGCCGGCGTCGTCGCCAAGATCCTGAAGTAA
- the secE gene encoding preprotein translocase subunit SecE translates to MSNTSVETVTSTADRVKLGLAVLVVIAGIVGFSVLSAQPMPARVGVFVGGLVIAAVIAWFSEPGRRTLSFASESYNEVKRVAWPTRKETTQMTGIVFAFVAIMGIFMWVLDKGIEWILYGLLLGWK, encoded by the coding sequence ATGTCTAATACCAGCGTAGAAACCGTAACCAGTACCGCCGACCGGGTCAAGCTCGGGCTGGCGGTTCTCGTCGTTATTGCTGGCATCGTCGGGTTTTCCGTGCTTAGCGCACAGCCGATGCCTGCACGTGTCGGCGTGTTCGTCGGCGGCCTCGTGATCGCAGCCGTGATCGCCTGGTTCAGCGAACCCGGCCGCCGTACCCTGAGCTTTGCCAGCGAGTCCTACAACGAAGTCAAGCGTGTCGCATGGCCCACCCGCAAGGAAACGACCCAGATGACGGGTATTGTTTTCGCGTTCGTGGCAATCATGGGCATTTTCATGTGGGTGCTCGACAAGGGCATCGAATGGATTCTCTACGGCCTGCTGTTGGGCTGGAAATAA
- the nusG gene encoding transcription termination/antitermination protein NusG, whose product MSKRWYVVHVYSGMEKSVHKALNERIERAGLQTSFGRILVPSEEVVEVKGGQKSITERRIFPGYVLVEMDLTDETWHLVKNTNRVTGFLGGSGNRPSPISEKEVEKILSQMEEGVEKPRPKILFEVGEMVRVKEGPFADFNGNVEEVNYEKSKVRVSVTIFGRATPVELDFSQVEKT is encoded by the coding sequence ATGAGTAAGCGTTGGTATGTCGTCCATGTGTACTCCGGCATGGAAAAAAGCGTACACAAGGCCCTGAACGAGCGCATCGAGCGCGCAGGCCTGCAAACGTCTTTTGGCCGCATTCTTGTGCCCTCCGAGGAAGTCGTCGAGGTCAAGGGTGGTCAGAAGTCGATCACCGAACGCCGCATTTTCCCCGGTTACGTCCTGGTTGAAATGGACCTGACCGACGAAACGTGGCATTTGGTCAAGAACACGAACCGTGTCACCGGCTTTTTGGGTGGCTCGGGCAACCGTCCGTCCCCGATTTCCGAAAAGGAAGTCGAGAAGATCCTCTCCCAGATGGAAGAGGGGGTCGAGAAACCCCGCCCCAAGATCCTGTTCGAAGTGGGCGAGATGGTTCGGGTCAAGGAAGGTCCGTTTGCAGACTTCAACGGCAACGTCGAAGAAGTCAATTACGAAAAGAGCAAGGTTCGCGTGTCGGTCACGATTTTTGGTCGTGCCACGCCCGTCGAACTCGATTTCAGCCAGGTCGAAAAGACCTGA
- the rplK gene encoding 50S ribosomal protein L11: MAKKIVGFIKLQVPAGKANPSPPIGPALGQRGLNIMEFCKAFNAKTQGMEPGLPIPVVITAFADKSFTFIMKTPPATVLIKKAAGVQKGSPKPHTDKVGTLTRAQAEEIAKAKGPDLTAADLDAAVRTIAGSARSMGITVEGI; this comes from the coding sequence ATGGCGAAGAAGATCGTCGGCTTTATCAAGCTGCAAGTACCGGCTGGTAAGGCTAACCCCTCCCCCCCGATTGGCCCGGCACTGGGTCAACGCGGCCTGAACATCATGGAATTCTGCAAGGCGTTCAACGCCAAGACCCAAGGCATGGAGCCTGGTCTGCCGATTCCGGTGGTGATCACCGCCTTCGCGGACAAGAGCTTCACCTTCATCATGAAGACCCCGCCCGCGACGGTCCTCATCAAGAAGGCCGCTGGCGTGCAAAAGGGTTCGCCCAAGCCGCATACCGACAAGGTCGGCACGCTGACCCGCGCGCAAGCTGAAGAAATCGCCAAGGCCAAGGGCCCCGATCTGACCGCCGCTGATCTGGACGCCGCTGTGCGCACGATCGCTGGCAGCGCCCGCAGCATGGGCATCACGGTTGAGGGGATCTAA
- the rplA gene encoding 50S ribosomal protein L1, with amino-acid sequence MAKLSKRAAAIAQKIDRTKLYPVAEALTLVKETAVAKFNESIDVAVQLGIDPKKSDQLVRGSVVLPAGTGKSVRVAVFAQGDKAEAAKAAGADIVGLDDLADAIKAGQMDFDVVIASPDTMRVVGALGQILGPRGLMPNPKVGTVTPDVATAVKNAKAGQVQYRTDKAGIIHATIGRASFGVEQLQTNLAALVDALQKARPAAAKGIYLRKLAVSSTMGGGARVEIASLSASN; translated from the coding sequence ATGGCAAAGTTGTCCAAGCGCGCAGCCGCTATTGCGCAAAAGATCGACCGCACCAAGCTGTACCCGGTCGCTGAAGCCCTGACCCTGGTCAAGGAAACCGCCGTCGCCAAGTTCAATGAATCCATTGACGTGGCCGTGCAACTCGGCATCGACCCGAAGAAGTCGGACCAACTGGTTCGCGGTTCGGTCGTGCTGCCCGCCGGCACCGGCAAGTCGGTCCGCGTGGCCGTGTTCGCCCAAGGCGACAAGGCTGAAGCCGCCAAGGCCGCCGGCGCCGACATCGTCGGTCTGGACGACCTGGCTGACGCGATCAAGGCCGGTCAAATGGACTTTGACGTTGTCATCGCCTCGCCCGACACGATGCGTGTCGTGGGTGCCCTGGGCCAGATCCTGGGTCCCCGTGGCCTGATGCCGAACCCGAAGGTCGGCACCGTGACCCCGGACGTCGCCACCGCTGTCAAGAACGCCAAGGCCGGTCAGGTTCAGTACCGTACCGACAAGGCTGGCATCATCCACGCAACGATCGGCCGCGCGTCGTTCGGCGTGGAACAGCTGCAAACCAACCTGGCCGCTCTGGTCGACGCCCTGCAAAAGGCTCGTCCCGCAGCTGCCAAGGGCATTTACCTGCGCAAGCTCGCCGTTTCGTCCACGATGGGCGGCGGTGCGCGCGTGGAAATTGCCTCGCTGTCGGCTTCCAACTAA
- the rplJ gene encoding 50S ribosomal protein L10 — MSLNRQEKAVVIEEVSAEVAKAQSIVIAEYRGLDVASVTVLRKTARESGVYLRVLKNSLARRAVAGTAFEPLAEQLTGPLIYGISTDPVSAAKVIAGFAKSNDKLVIKAGALPNSLLTQEGVKALATMPSREELLSKLLGTMQAPIAQFVRTLNEVPTKFARGLAAVRDQKAAA; from the coding sequence GTGAGTCTCAATCGTCAAGAGAAAGCGGTGGTAATCGAGGAAGTCTCGGCGGAAGTCGCCAAGGCACAATCGATTGTTATCGCTGAGTACCGTGGTCTGGACGTCGCCTCTGTCACCGTACTGCGCAAAACTGCGCGTGAATCGGGCGTGTATCTGCGTGTTCTGAAGAACTCGCTGGCCCGTCGTGCTGTTGCCGGCACGGCTTTCGAGCCGTTGGCTGAGCAACTGACCGGTCCGCTGATCTATGGTATCAGCACTGATCCGGTTTCGGCGGCCAAGGTCATCGCAGGTTTCGCGAAAAGCAACGACAAGCTGGTCATCAAGGCGGGCGCATTGCCCAACAGCCTGCTGACCCAAGAAGGTGTGAAGGCTCTGGCCACCATGCCCTCGCGCGAAGAGTTGCTGTCGAAACTGCTTGGCACCATGCAAGCCCCCATCGCGCAATTCGTGCGTACGCTCAACGAAGTTCCGACCAAGTTCGCTCGTGGCCTCGCGGCCGTGCGCGACCAAAAGGCAGCGGCCTAA
- the rplL gene encoding 50S ribosomal protein L7/L12 yields the protein MALNKAEILDAIAGMTVLELSELIKEMEEKFGVSAAAAAVAVAAPAAGGAAAAAEEQTEFTVVLLEAGANKVSVIKAVRELTGLGLKEAKDLVDGAPKPVKEAVAKADAEAAKKKLEEAGAKVEVK from the coding sequence ATGGCACTTAACAAAGCTGAAATCCTTGACGCCATCGCTGGCATGACCGTGCTCGAGCTGTCCGAGCTGATCAAGGAAATGGAAGAGAAGTTCGGCGTGTCGGCTGCTGCCGCTGCTGTCGCTGTCGCTGCTCCCGCCGCTGGTGGCGCTGCCGCCGCTGCTGAAGAGCAAACCGAGTTCACCGTCGTCCTGCTGGAAGCCGGCGCGAACAAGGTCAGCGTCATCAAGGCCGTGCGCGAGCTGACCGGTCTGGGTCTGAAGGAAGCCAAGGACCTGGTCGACGGCGCTCCGAAGCCCGTCAAGGAAGCTGTGGCCAAGGCTGACGCCGAAGCCGCCAAGAAGAAGCTGGAAGAAGCTGGCGCCAAGGTCGAAGTCAAGTAA